The region CATTTGAAGACCACTAAAGTGACCAGGCTGAGCAAAAAGACCAGCGACACAGCCACAATGGCGATGAGCAAGTAGAAGTGCAAGTCGGAGAAGCTCTCCTCCTTGATGGGCACGTGTCTGAACTGAGTGTGGTGGATGTCAGCTGTGCTTTCAAGCACCACCACGTCAAGAGACACAGTCGCTGACAGGGAGGCTTCGCCGTTATCACACACCGACACCACCAAAGGATGACTTTTCAGGTCATTGTCACTCAttcgccttttggtgcgaatcTCCCCGGTGCTGGTTCCGATCCGGAAGAGGTTGTTGTTGCCTTTGGGCTCAGACAGGTGATAGGAGAGCAGCGCGTTGTAGCCAGAGTCTGCATCCACTGCCCTGATCTTGGCCACAAAATATCCCGCCTCGGCAGAATAGGGGATGCTCTCACTGTTGACAGAGCCATGCTCAGAATAGGGAGCCAAAATGGCAGGACTGTTGTCATTCTCATCCAGGATAAAAACGTTGACAGTCACGTTGCTGCTGAGTGGAGGAACACCAGAGTCTGTAGCCTGAACTTTAAATTGAAACATCTTTACCTTCTCATAGTCAAAAGACTGTAAAGCCACTATATCTCCACTCTCCGAGTTGATGTTAATGTTTGACCTTACTGTGTCATCTTTGCGATTACTGATAACTGAAAAGGATATTTTTGCATTTTCACCCACATCTGGATCATCTGCATTCACAGTATAAATAACTGTACCAGCGGGACTGTTTTCTTTCACAAAAATATGAATTACGGCTTCTCCAAAGCGGGGTGCATTGTCATTGATATCAGAAACATGCACAGTTATTACAGTTGTACTGGACAGCGAAGGAACGCCTTCATCAGACGCCTTAATTGTAATATTATATTTAGAAACCTGCTCTCTGTCCAGGGTGCCGTCTACAACCAAAGAATAGTGAtttttgtatgtgttttttattttaaacggGACATGCTCAATTATTTGTACATTAACAACGCCGTTTTTGTCTGTGTCATTGTCTTTCACCGTTAAGAGTCCCACCATTGTGTCGAGCGGTGCATCTTCCCTCACCACGTCGACTAGTGACGTCACTGATATTTTGGGTGGGTTATCATTAATGTCGATGATTTCAACGAGTATTTTACAATGTGATGCTCTTGAGTTAGTGCCTTTGTCTTTTGCTTGCACTCTGATTTCAACAGCATTGCCCTTTTCGTGATCCAATTCACCATTTACTGTAATTTCCCCCGTCACTGAATTAATCGCAAATTTGTCAACGTCATTATCACCATCATGATTGATAAAAGAATACACAATTTCTCCGTTATCGCCTTCATCTAAATCATGAGCATGCACTGATAGAACGCTAGTGCCTGGCGGAGAATTTTCAATCACAGTGGCTTTGTACAAAGCGCTGTCAAATATTGGAATATTGTCATTAACATCCTGCACAACAACTGTGACTTGTAACGTCCCCGATTTAGCAGGTTTTCCTCCATCCAGAGCTGTTAACGTGAGCTTGATCACCGACTGTTTCTCGCGGTCCAGAGATTTTCGCAGCACCAATTCAGCAGACATAGATTGCTCGCCCGCATTCTGCACATCCAAGGAGAAATGCTCATTTTGGCTCAGTTTATAGCTTTTTACTGAATTACTGCCGACATCTGCGTCGAAAGCTTTTGGTAAAGTAAATCGTTCGCCTGTAAAAGCCAATTCGGACGCATTGAGAACAATTTCAGGTTGTCGGTAATAAGGGGCGTTGTCATTTATGTCCACAATTTTAACCTCAAAACGATAGAGATTCAGAGGCGCATTTGCAATGGCTTCCACTTCCAAAGAGCACTTCACACGCCGAGAGCAGAGCTCCTCCCGGTCTATTCTGTCCTTTACCAGAAGTATTCCCGTTTTAGCATTGACTTCCAAATACCTGGCATTCGGTCCTGATATTTGCAAATTTCTCAATTCCAAATCCTGGCCATCGAGGTGTAAATCCTTTGCTAAATTGCCCACAGTGGTTCCAGGGTTTGATTCTTCCGTAATTGAATAAACAATCTGTCCCGATGCCACGCTCCATAAGTAAAACAAAGGCAAGGAAAAATAGATCCAAAGACAAAAAACGTCGTCCAGTTTCATTCTTTTCCTGGGTCGTTAGACAGATGTCACTGAAATAGTAGTCTGCACCGGTAACATTTTAACAATGTGCAAGTCAGATCACCAACGAGGACTATAACAGCGAACAAAGAATTACTATACACTTCTAATTatggaggaaaaggaggagCGTTTTACGCTTGGCATCTGCGGGCCGATAGGGACATCTTGTGGTCAAAAAGTATAATTTTTCTATCAGGTCAAAACCCCAGAAAGTTACACTAAAATCCTCAATCgtcattaaaaataagaataGTGTAAACTTGCGTGAATACCATACCTCCACTCAATTCAAGTCATGACTATAATTACTTTTAAGTTGATCACCGGCACCAATGACCTAAGACAAATTAATTCATCGCTAAATCATAGATTATTTCCCCCAGCATTTCTTTATTGCGCCAAATAACccattttattttagaaaaaaacctCACAGCATACCAACAACAATGAAACAAAACGTATAAA is a window of Syngnathus typhle isolate RoL2023-S1 ecotype Sweden linkage group LG1, RoL_Styp_1.0, whole genome shotgun sequence DNA encoding:
- the LOC133150543 gene encoding protocadherin alpha-5-like isoform X10 — its product is MKLDDVFCLWIYFSLPLFYLWSVASGQIVYSITEESNPGTTVGNLAKDLHLDGQDLELRNLQISGPNARYLEVNAKTGILLVKDRIDREELCSRRVKCSLEVEAIANAPLNLYRFEVKIVDINDNAPYYRQPEIVLNASELAFTGERFTLPKAFDADVGSNSVKSYKLSQNEHFSLDVQNAGEQSMSAELVLRKSLDREKQSVIKLTLTALDGGKPAKSGTLQVTVVVQDVNDNIPIFDSALYKATVIENSPPGTSVLSVHAHDLDEGDNGEIVYSFINHDGDNDVDKFAINSVTGEITVNGELDHEKGNAVEIRVQAKDKGTNSRASHCKILVEIIDINDNPPKISVTSLVDVVREDAPLDTMVGLLTVKDNDTDKNGVVNVQIIEHVPFKIKNTYKNHYSLVVDGTLDREQVSKYNITIKASDEGVPSLSSTTVITVHVSDINDNAPRFGEAVIHIFVKENSPAGTVIYTVNADDPDVGENAKISFSVISNRKDDTVRSNININSESGDIVALQSFDYEKVKMFQFKVQATDSGVPPLSSNVTVNVFILDENDNSPAILAPYSEHGSVNSESIPYSAEAGYFVAKIRAVDADSGYNALLSYHLSEPKGNNNLFRIGTSTGEIRTKRRMSDNDLKSHPLVVSVCDNGEASLSATVSLDVVVLESTADIHHTQFRHVPIKEESFSDLHFYLLIAIVAVSLVFLLSLVTLVVFKCHRQTEGHFDRYGAPMITTHPDGSWSYSKATQQYDVCFSSDTLKSDMVVFPTPFPPVEAELISINGGDTFTRTQTLPNSEKPKVPNSDWRYSASLRAGGVMQSSVHMEESSVMQGAQGVLVQNWPTASSAADAEGGEVSPPMGAGVDSNSWHFRYGPGGPGAPPQHLKPGEVPPEAFIIPGSPAIISIRQNQGDDDKSDFITFGKKEEAKKKKKKKKDKKDKKDKGKDDDE